The DNA segment AGATCCTCAAGCACGACGACAAGGGCGGTAGTGCGCAGGTTGGGAACTTCAAGACCTGGAACCTCGACGAAGTGCCCACCAAGGTGGTCAAGACCGCGCTGCGTGCAGCCAAATTATTAGGAGACGGTCTTTATGGCGTCGACCTCAAACAGGATGGCGACCACGTCGTGGTGATCGAGGTCAATGACAACCCCAATATCGATGCCGGGGTTGAGGACGGTGTACTGGGCGATGCCCTCTATCGGACCTTGATGGAGGAATTCGTACGTCGCATCGAAATGCGGGCGTCCTAACCCGCGGCGACAACGCGGCAATCGGGAGAATGCTTATGGGCAAGCTCAAGCTGGTGATCGGCAACAAGAATTATTCCTCCTGGTCGCTTCGGCCCTGGTTGCTGTTGCGTTGGCACGGCCTTGCCTTCGAGGAAATTCGGGTGCCGCTGTACACCCCGGATTCAGCGGCACTGATCGAAGGATATTCGCCCTCGGGCAAGGTGCCGGTACTCCTGCACGACGATCTCGCAGTCTGGGATTCGCTGGCGATCTGCGAATACGTGTCGGAAAGTCTGCTTGACGGGCACGGTTGGCCGGCCGATTCGACCGCGCGCGCGGTGGCGCGTGCGGTCAGTGCGGAGATGCATGCGGGTTTTCAGGCCGTGCGTACCGGCCTGCCGATGAACCTACGGGGACAATTCCTGTGGCGCTCGCCGGGTCCCGAGATAGAGGCTGAAGTCGCCCGCATTGCGGGGCTATGGGCGGATTGCCGGGCGCGCTTCGGGGCGGCCGGACCCTGGCTGTTCGGTGAATTCACGATTGCCGACGCGATGTACATACCGGTCGTACTGCGCTTTCGCACCTACGGTGTGCCTCTGCCAGGCGATGCAGCGGCCTATGTGCAACACTGCCTGGAGCAGCAGGACGTGCGTGCCTGGTGCGAGGATGCCCGGCACGAGGTTGAAGTGCTTCCGCAATTCGAAGCGCGTGAGCTTTGGGAGCCGATGCCCGGCGGGGCGACCTGAGCGCGATCCTTCAGCCAGCGGCCGCACCTTCGCGAACCCGCTGGCGCCACTTGTAGAGGGCGATGCCGCCCCAAATCAGCTCGATCACGCCGAATGGCCAGGTGCCGGCCAGCCAGCCGTAAGCCGACGACGCGAAACAGGAAAGAGCGAACAGCAGCGTGAACCTCGGTGCGCGCGCCTCCAGCGCGTAGAACAGCATCATCAGGGTTACGGCGACGGCGCCGAATAGGGTCAGCATGAGGTGGTCCTCGGGAGCGTGGCGGTTGTTGTGAACCTTTGTGTGTCCATGGGGTCGATAAGGTATTTCTATTTGCTTGGGAGGTTGTGAACCCCTGAGGCAGTTTATCGACTGTGGTGGGATTGTTTCACGCGTCTTGAGCGGTGGTGTTCTTTATGTGACTTGAGTGGGGATAGTCGGGTCGATTTGTTGGAAGCATCCATCCGCGTCGGTTAACTGGGATTGAAGGTGCTGTTAGTTGAAACGGAGGCATGATTTCACACGCCTTCTGCGACGGAGTGCTTTCATGGCTCCGGCGCGGGCGTGCGAGTGACTTTCTTTGGACGAACAAAGAAAGTCACCAAAGAAATTCGCCCCAAATCGCCTTGGCCCTACGGGCAACCTCGCGTGAATACGGCTGGCCGGGGTCGCAGCCAAGCGCCATCCGGGCGCAGGCTGCTCGGCCCGGGTCCTCCGGGCCGATCCCGTCCAGCCGCATCCCCGCGAGGCAAGGCGATAAGGGGATAAATAAGGGACAAGCGAAGCGCGTCACAGACGCGAGGCGGCTTCGCCTTTGATCTTGATACCCGTTACGTCTTGCCTCGCCCGCAGGGACAAGGCGTAACGGGTACATTCCTTCCCCGGTTTCTTTGGGCGAGCGAAGAAAAAATCGCCGGGAGCAACTATCGCGCAAGCCCCGGAGGAGTGAGGCGCAGGGATGCGTCGAACAAAGGGACTCGGGCGCGTCGCCGAGTCAGATCAAAGGCAAGGAAGCCGATTCGTGCCCGAAACCCTGCGCTGGTATTTAATGATTGGTGGGTGAGGTGGTAATGTTTAAGGGAAACAAATGTCGGATTGCACGACTTCGGATATGCGCGCCGCGCTGGGTCAATGCAACAAAGCGAGACCTGAGCCTAATTTTTTCATGACCCTACTTTTTGCACGCAGGGGCTTGAAATCCAAAAAGGGATCTGATCCTTGTTTGCGCAATATCTAGCCGATGGATGAGGTGATCTGAGATGATCGACTGGAACGAGATTTCAGCCATAGCGACTGCGTGTGCTGCAAGTTTCACTGCTTGGATGGCATTACTCACCAGAAAGGCGATCAATCAATCGAGATATGCCCTCCATCAGGGAAAAGAACAACACATGGATAACTTTCGTCCGGTCTGTGTTCTGGAGGCATATTCCGATGAGCACATGGATGTTACCAAAAGGAACCAGATCGTGATGGTTTCTCGTTGTGATGATAATTATCACTGTGTCATCAAGGCTCATCTGATTACTCATAAGTCAGTAGATTAGGGAACAAATGGCGTCGACTTCGGTCATAATTGGGTATGAAGAACGATGGACGGACATTGACCCGCGAGACGCTGGAAGCGATGCGCTTCATGGCGCTGGAGCGGATGGTGGAAGGCGAATCGCCGGCAGCGGTCTCGGCGTCGTTCGGGATGCACCGGACTTGGGCGTACAAGGTACGGCTGAAGGCGCGCGGGCGCGGCCAAGGCAAGCGGGCCCTGCAGTTGCGGCGGGCCCCCGGGCGGCGCCGGAAGTTGACCGATGCCCAAGGACGGCAAGTGTTCCGGTGGGTCAACGGCAAGAACCCGCGGCAGTATGGCTTCGACTTCGGTTTATGGACACGCCAGATCGTGCGCGAACTGATCGCACAGCGATTGGGCGTTTCGCTGAGCTTGGCCTCAGTGGGCGCGTTGCTGGCGCGGGTCGGCTTGACTGCGCAAAAGCCACTCCAGCGTGCGTATCAGAGGGACCCTGACGCGATCGAGCGCTGGCAACGGGAAACCTATCCGGCGATTGCTCGCCAAGCCAAGCGGGACAAGGCCGATATCTATTTTTGGGACGAGTCAGGTTTTCGTGCCGACTCGGTGCACGGCAAGACCTGGGGCGCCAAAGGACACACGCCGGTCGTCTCGGTGCCCGGACAACGGCAAGGGATCAGTGCCGCCTCGGCGGTCAGTGCCAAGGGGGCGTTCTGGTTCGCGACTTACAAAGGCGGCTTGAACGGCGACCTGTTCGTGACCTTCCTGCAGCGCCTGATGCGCGGCCGACGCAAGCCGCTGCATCTGATCCTCGATAATCTGCCTGCGCACAAGACCCGCGCCGTCAAAACGTATGTCGCCAAGTCAAAGGGCAAGTTGACGTTGCACTTCCTGCCCGGCTATGCCCCGAACTCAATCCCGACGAGCTGGTCTGGAGCCACGCCAAGCGCACGGGCAATGCCCGCCGGCCGTTGCGGGCCGGAGAACGTCTGGAAGATCGCATCCAGTTTCAACTCGCCAACATGGCCGCACAGCCGAATCTGATCCGCTCGTTCTTCAGGCACCCAAGTGTTGCCTATATTACTGACTGCTGAGTAATGTAGGTAGTGGGCCCGCAACGGACATTCTCCTGAAAATCTATTTTTTGCCATCGAGTGAGAATCCATTAATAAAAAATCTGGGAATTGTACTCGCGGCAGGTAATAAAATTGATGAGGTGAGTATCCTGTTCTCACGGGATATTCACAAGGAGCTGAATCTTAGTTTGACAACACTGCCTGAAAGGTCAGGCGGCCAAGCAGCAGCGCGAGAGTCGTGGAACATCATATTGACCTACAAAGACATCTTCGGCAGGACATTTGAAACCCACCACACGAGTTGCGCAACTCAGCCATGGACTGTTCTGTCTCCTGCTGGTGGATTTTGAGCTGGCAAGGTGCTTTGCAAGAGAAATTCATGGGTTTGCACATCGAGGATATCCGGGGTTGGATTCTGAATCCAATCATCTATAGAGCTTTATGTATGGTTTCTGACACGAATCAAGATCCTGAGGTTGACGCACGCAATGGGGTCGAGAGCACGTAATGGGGTTGGGTCTCGTATTGTGGCATTAACTATCATTCGCTATGGCGGCCTCTATGGCGCGCGTTCTGCGTATTAAATTTCTCGGAGTGCGACAAGTCGAGGCCTGAGCCAGATATTATTATTGGTTAACTTAAATTCGATTAAGTTGATGACTTCGTCCTAAGTCGCCACCAGTTGGCTAGATATTTTCTGATTGTTAAACAGCTCAGAGCGTCCGCAAAGTGCAAACTGGCCGACGATCTGGTGGGGGAATGTGAATAATCGGTCAGCGACGTGTTGCCATTTTATCCCCCAACTTTTCCCCATCCCCATGGTCTGACCAACCAGCACTTATCGGAATGTTCTGACCGGGAGAGTGAATGAAAACACAGGCAGGATGGATGATCGGGCTGGTGGTCGCGACCGCGACGCTGGCCGGTTGCGATGTGCCGGTGGGTTACCCAGGTCCGGTGTTGTATCCGGTGGTGCCGATCTATGGTGGCAGGTCGCATGATGAGGATCACCGGGACGGGCGTGATGGGCCGCCGCGGGGTCGTTATGCGCAGCCGATGGGCTCTGTCGACGGGCGTGGGTATGACCCGCAGCATATGCCGCCGCCGGCTCCACCGGTGGGAGCGTATCCAGATCGCTATCCACCAGCGGACCGTGGGCGTCCGGGCGATCAGCGGCGGGCCGGGCAGGTAGATCGGCGTCGAGAGCCTGCGCCGCCGCACGATGAGCATCATCAGCGGCAGGATCAGCGCCAACAAGACCGCCACCCGCGACAGGACGAGCGCAAGCGCGAGGATCAGCAGTCGCAGCAGCAGGATTACCCGTCGCAGGACGGAGCGGGGCAGCGCGCGTATCCCCTGTTGCCCACCACGCGCCCCTGAGACGGGCGTAATCGGTCGGTGCACGCGGCCGGATTCAGATGTTCAGGAACTCGTTCGCCTTCCCTGTTGTCGACAGGCCGGGGTCGCTCGATGCGATCCCACCGGCGCCCGGACCTCGGGTGCGCCGGTCTTTTGTTTGGCAACAGAGGAGGTTTCATGTCTGGACATCGACCAGCGAGAATGATTTTGGGGGCCGCACTGGCTATGGGCATGCTCGCGAGCACGGCGGCGTTTGCTGGATCGCAGAGCAGCGCGAGCGCCGGGCCTGATATGCATGGTTCGTTCAAGATGTACGCCAAGCCGTCCCACGGCCAAAGCACGATGCCGGGCTCGGCGGGTGCGGGCGGTAACAGCGGTGGCACGAAGCACAAGCTCAGCCTGTACGGTCAGGGTGGCATGCAAAGCCAGTTCGGCTCCTCCGGCATGGCCGTCAAAGGCGGCGCGCAAGGCTCCAACGGTTAGCCCTCCCGACTGACGGGGCTGTTCTGGCCCCGCCTCTCCAGCGCGAAGCGCACGCTTCGCGCTGGTTTCCGCTCCCAGCCGTCCGTCGTAGGCGGCGTTACTTCCCGCCGAGCAGATCCTCGACCAGCGTGAGCCACAGGCCGATGCCGTGGCCGATGGCGGCATCGTTGAAGTCGTAGGCGCAGCTGTGCAGCGAGGACGGATGCGCGGCGTCCTGTACGCCCAGCCAGAGATAGGCGCCGGGCAGGCGCTGGGTGTAGAAGGAAAAATCCTCGGCGCCCATCGAGGGCGTCGGTGGGATTTCGCTCTCGTGCAGACCTGCGACGCGCGCGGTGGCGCGGCGCAGGTCTACGACCTCGGCGGCGTGGTTGAAGGTCACCGGATACTGCGGCCGGTAGTCGAGTTCGATCTCCATGCCGTAGAGCGTGGCGACACTGCGGGCGGCTTCTTCCATCGCCTCGCGGATGCGCGCCTGGGTGTCCGGCTGCAGGGTGCGTACGGTGCCGGCGATGTGCGCCTCGGCCGGGATCACGTTGTACGCAGTGCCGGCATGGATCTGGGTGACGGTGATCACTGCCGGGTCGGTGGGGGCTGCGATGCGTCGCGTGAGCCCGGACAGGGCGCCGACCAGCGCGGCGGTGGCGCCGGCGGTGTCCTGGGTGCGGTGTGGCCAGCCGGCGTGGCCGCCGCGGCCGCGCAGGTGGATGTCCCAGGCGTCGGAGGCGGCCATGCATGGGCCTTCGAGCACCGCGAACTGGCCGAGCGGGAGGTCGGGCCAGTTGTGCAACCCGTAGATACGTTCGATGCCGAAGTTCGGCCAGCGCGGATCTTCGAGCATGGCGCGGGCGCCAGCTTCGCCCTCCTCGGCAG comes from the Acidihalobacter yilgarnensis genome and includes:
- a CDS encoding glutathione S-transferase family protein; translated protein: MGKLKLVIGNKNYSSWSLRPWLLLRWHGLAFEEIRVPLYTPDSAALIEGYSPSGKVPVLLHDDLAVWDSLAICEYVSESLLDGHGWPADSTARAVARAVSAEMHAGFQAVRTGLPMNLRGQFLWRSPGPEIEAEVARIAGLWADCRARFGAAGPWLFGEFTIADAMYIPVVLRFRTYGVPLPGDAAAYVQHCLEQQDVRAWCEDARHEVEVLPQFEARELWEPMPGGAT
- a CDS encoding IS630 family transposase (programmed frameshift), whose protein sequence is MKNDGRTLTRETLEAMRFMALERMVEGESPAAVSASFGMHRTWAYKVRLKARGRGQGKRALQLRRAPGRRRKLTDAQGRQVFRWVNGKNPRQYGFDFGLWTRQIVRELIAQRLGVSLSLASVGALLARVGLTAQKPLQRAYQRDPDAIERWQRETYPAIARQAKRDKADIYFWDESGFRADSVHGKTWGAKGHTPVVSVPGQRQGISAASAVSAKGAFWFATYKGGLNGDLFVTFLQRLMRGRRKPLHLILDNLPAHKTRAVKTYVAKSKGKLTLHFLPGYAPKLNPDELVWSHAKRTGNARRPLRAGERLEDRIQFQLANMAAQPNLIRSFFRHPSVAYITDC
- a CDS encoding amidohydrolase, whose translation is MTIRYPDSQFIDTAIGWRQHLHRHPELAFREFETAAYVTERLREAGYEPHFGIGGTGVVALLHGERPGPTIGLRADMDALPLTECAQREHRSTRDGVMHACGHDGHTAMLLGAASALATRRDFAGTVAFVFQPAEEGEAGARAMLEDPRWPNFGIERIYGLHNWPDLPLGQFAVLEGPCMAASDAWDIHLRGRGGHAGWPHRTQDTAGATAALVGALSGLTRRIAAPTDPAVITVTQIHAGTAYNVIPAEAHIAGTVRTLQPDTQARIREAMEEAARSVATLYGMEIELDYRPQYPVTFNHAAEVVDLRRATARVAGLHESEIPPTPSMGAEDFSFYTQRLPGAYLWLGVQDAAHPSSLHSCAYDFNDAAIGHGIGLWLTLVEDLLGGK